In Streptomyces nojiriensis, one genomic interval encodes:
- a CDS encoding FxsB family cyclophane-forming radical SAM/SPASM peptide maturase, with product MRRAATSGTPLPAPDGPDPTAPPAPTAPPAPAAHADAAAPPAPAAHADAGPAPYGDAALAAQRLRHARYAPWPHTRLDVAAARAAGHRPHPIRQFVLKTRSRCNLACTYCYVYEMADQGWRDQPTAMTPATTARAAQRIAEHAAAHDLPRIDLVLHGGEPLLTAPARLAAPVDAVRAAVAGAAPRTRVTATVQTNGTLLTRGRIAALAAAGIRVGVSLDGGLPAHNTRRVDHAGRPGFASAARGLRLLARHPQSYAGVLCVVDLDHDPVETYESLLAFAPPSIGLLLPLANWSDPPPGHHPGRTPYADWLLAVFERWWHDGVRRTRIRLFEEIIALLLGLPTTTETLGLTPAATAVIETDGSIEQADSLKSAYEGAAATGMTLDTHSFDQLLDHPGFAARQLGRDALAARCRACELVDVCGGGHYPHRYRAGEGFRRPSVYCADLQPLIRHIAAAVQRAAQTAAQAPATHAPATGTRSAQAPAAQGPAAQGPAVQAPAVQPPAVAS from the coding sequence ATGCGGCGAGCGGCCACGAGCGGAACCCCGCTGCCCGCACCCGACGGCCCCGACCCGACCGCGCCCCCCGCTCCGACCGCACCTCCCGCTCCGGCCGCGCACGCCGACGCGGCCGCACCTCCCGCCCCGGCCGCGCACGCCGACGCGGGTCCCGCCCCGTACGGCGACGCCGCGCTGGCCGCCCAGCGGCTGCGCCACGCCCGGTACGCGCCCTGGCCCCACACCCGGCTCGACGTGGCCGCCGCGCGGGCCGCCGGCCACCGGCCCCACCCGATCCGCCAGTTCGTCCTCAAGACCCGCAGCCGCTGCAACCTCGCCTGCACCTACTGCTACGTCTACGAGATGGCCGACCAGGGCTGGCGCGACCAGCCGACCGCCATGACCCCGGCCACCACCGCCCGCGCCGCGCAGCGGATCGCCGAGCACGCCGCCGCCCACGACCTGCCCCGGATCGACCTCGTCCTGCACGGCGGCGAACCGCTGCTCACCGCCCCCGCCCGACTGGCCGCGCCCGTCGACGCCGTCCGGGCCGCCGTGGCCGGGGCCGCCCCGCGCACCCGGGTCACCGCCACCGTCCAGACCAACGGCACCCTGCTCACCCGCGGCCGCATCGCCGCCCTGGCCGCCGCCGGGATCCGCGTCGGCGTCAGCCTCGACGGCGGGCTGCCCGCGCACAACACCCGCCGGGTGGACCACGCCGGACGGCCCGGCTTCGCGTCCGCCGCCCGCGGCCTGCGGCTGCTGGCCCGCCATCCGCAGAGCTACGCCGGAGTGCTCTGCGTCGTCGATCTCGACCACGACCCGGTGGAGACCTACGAGTCCCTGCTCGCCTTCGCCCCGCCCAGCATCGGGCTGCTCCTGCCGCTCGCGAACTGGAGCGATCCGCCCCCCGGCCACCACCCGGGCCGGACCCCCTACGCGGACTGGCTCCTCGCCGTCTTCGAGCGCTGGTGGCACGACGGCGTACGGCGCACCCGGATCCGGCTCTTCGAGGAGATCATCGCCCTGTTGCTCGGCCTGCCCACCACCACCGAGACCCTCGGGCTCACGCCCGCCGCCACCGCCGTGATCGAGACCGACGGCTCCATCGAACAGGCCGACTCGCTGAAATCCGCGTACGAGGGGGCCGCCGCGACCGGGATGACCCTCGACACCCACAGCTTCGACCAGCTCCTCGACCACCCCGGGTTCGCCGCCCGCCAGCTCGGCCGGGACGCGCTCGCCGCGCGGTGCCGCGCCTGCGAGCTGGTCGACGTGTGCGGCGGAGGGCATTACCCGCACCGCTACCGCGCCGGCGAGGGCTTCCGCCGGCCGTCCGTGTACTGCGCCGACCTCCAGCCCCTGATCCGGCACATCGCCGCCGCCGTCCAGCGGGCCGCGCAGACCGCCGCCCAAGCCCCCGCGACCCATGCTCCCGCGACCGGAACCCGCTCCGCCCAAGCACCTGCCGCCCAAGGTCCCGCCGCCCAGGGTCCCGCCGTCCAAGCCCCCGCCGTCCAGCCCCCGGCGGTCGCCTCATGA
- the fxsA gene encoding FxSxx-COOH cyclophane-containing RiPP peptide: protein MVTKQQEVAAATPGCPGRLPDLSGLDLAALRGIDHPVLAGVIEGMVERVTHPAEILNAFDSSVA from the coding sequence ATGGTGACGAAGCAGCAGGAAGTGGCGGCGGCGACCCCGGGATGCCCGGGGCGGCTGCCGGATCTCTCCGGGCTGGACCTGGCGGCGCTGCGCGGGATCGACCATCCCGTGCTGGCCGGGGTGATCGAGGGCATGGTCGAGCGGGTGACCCATCCCGCGGAGATCCTCAACGCCTTCGACTCCAGCGTGGCCTGA